In Streptomyces durocortorensis, a genomic segment contains:
- a CDS encoding class I SAM-dependent methyltransferase yields MPVHEGLALYTAATGAGALGLPLLEVGTYCGRSTILLADAARAAGVSALTVDHHRGSEEQQPGWEYHDPSVVDPEVGLMDTLPTFRRTLHRAGLEDHVVALVGRSPQVAAVWAGPLGLVFIDGGHTDEHANGDYEGWAPHVAEGGLLVIHDVFPDPADGGQAPYRVYLRALASGAFTEVSATDSLRVLRRTGTGI; encoded by the coding sequence ATGCCCGTCCACGAGGGCCTCGCCCTGTACACCGCCGCCACCGGGGCCGGCGCGCTCGGGCTGCCCCTGCTGGAGGTGGGCACGTACTGCGGCCGCTCCACGATCCTGCTGGCGGACGCGGCGCGGGCGGCCGGGGTGAGCGCGCTCACCGTCGACCACCACCGGGGCAGCGAGGAGCAGCAGCCGGGCTGGGAGTACCACGACCCGAGCGTGGTGGACCCCGAGGTCGGGCTGATGGACACCCTGCCGACGTTCCGCCGCACCCTGCACCGGGCCGGTCTGGAGGACCACGTGGTGGCGCTCGTCGGGCGCTCCCCGCAGGTCGCCGCCGTCTGGGCAGGTCCGCTCGGGCTCGTCTTCATCGACGGCGGACACACCGACGAGCACGCGAACGGGGACTACGAGGGCTGGGCCCCGCATGTCGCCGAGGGCGGGCTGCTGGTCATCCACGACGTGTTCCCCGACCCGGCCGACGGCGGGCAGGCCCCGTACCGGGTGTATCTGCGGGCGCTGGCCTCCGGTGCGTTCACCGAGGTGTCGGCGACGGACTCGCTGCGCGTGCTACGGCGTACGGGTACGGGCATCTGA